CGAGGGGCTGATATTTATAGCTGATCTCGACGAACATCACCGCCGTACCGCCGGCTGCGGTCACTTCCTTGCCCTTGTCTCCCATGCCGGCGAAACTCTTGCCCGTCGCCCCCGTTCCTTCCGTACCGTAGGCCGACGCAACGGCAAGCTTGCCGTAGCAGCGCTGCCATTTGATCGTCTGGCCGCCGTCGTTGTTGCGCTGGAGACTCGACAGGATGATGCGGCCGTTATTCTGGAAATCCAGCCCGACACCCTGTTTCTCGATGCCCGCGAACACCTCGTTGATATCGGCCTCGCGCACCTGCGGCAGCGCGAGGTTGCTCCCCGCCGCGATGCGCGAAGCGTTGTCGGCAACGCTGAGGCCGATCTGGCTGATCCGCGTATTGACGAGCGTCAGGTTGGCGACCTCGAGCCCGCCGAAGCCGATGAGGACGAGGATCGGGATGGCAAAGGCCATTTCGATCATGATCGCGCCGCGCACATTGCGCGCCAGGCGCCGGGTTGCGATCCGCGCACGGCGGAGAAGGTCGGGACGGGCGATCATTTGCATTCGTCCGGCGGCGCATCGGTGCCGTTCGCGAAAGGCTGGTTGCGCAGCACCGTCGACGACGACAATGTCGTCTCCTGCGGCTGGCCCAGCATGTACCACACCGGCAGGACGCGTTTGAACTTCATCGACGCGGTGTAAAGGACGACGTCGCCCGCAGTGCCGTTGCTGTCGCGGCCGCGGTCGCGATCCCACCGGCCGTTCTTGTTGAAGTCGTCGAAACATTCACCGGGGTCGTACCGGCCGTTTTTCGGCTTGTCGTCGGTATAGCGCTCCTCGGTACCCACTTGGTCGAAGGTATCATAGGCCTTGCGGGTGAAGGTCACATCGGCGTGGTTGAACACGTTCAGCACCTGCGCCTTGACCCGGTCGTCGAGCGCTTTCTGGTTGGTCGCAAATTGCTCGAGCGTCGAATCGCGGCCCGCCTTGCTGACGGCGCCCTGCAGCACCTGCTGTGCATACATTTGCCAGCAATAGTCGAAGATGCCCATAAGCAGGAGCAGGAAGACCGGCGCGGTGAGCGCGAATTCGACCATCGCCACGCCGCGCTTGTTGCGGCGCAGGCGGCGGATCAGGGCGTGGCGGCGCGTCATTGCGATAGCCTCAGCTTCGAAATCTGCCGTGCGATCGACTGGAAATTCGCGTTCAGCTCTGCCGAATCGTCCGATTCATAAGCTTTGCCCGAAGTCGAACAGCTGTCGAGCTGGGTATTGGTCCCGACGCCGAACGACACAACCCAGATGGTGACGCCGAGTTCGCGCGTCCGCCGGCAGAGCTGGACGAAGCGGTTGTTGTGCCGCGCGACGGCATCATTGTCGCTGGTCGCGCCGATGCGCTGCATCGTGATCTCATTGCCCTGGTGCGACAGATTGTCGCGCGGCGCGGTCATGTCACCGTCGGTCATGAAGACGATATGGCGGCTGATCGGCCGGTTGTTTGACGCGGTCGCATTTTCGCTGGCGAACAGGCCGACCGGCGAAATCAGCCGCGCGCCCCACGCCATGCCGGCGTCGTGGTAGGTATACCCCTTGGGCTGCAGAGCGTTGATATAGGCTTCGAAGGTCGACTTGTCCGCCTTCGTCATCTTGGTCAGCTTCATCGCCGCGACCGGACAGGCGCCATAGTCGCTGGTCAGCGAACGCGTCGCAAAGCTCGAGCTGTTGGTCGTGCTCGTCGTGTTGCTGCTCGACGACCGGCCATAGGCGACCTCGGACAGGAACATCTGCCACTGGGTGTCGGCATCGCTCGGGTCGGGGACCAGCGTGATGTTCATGTCGAGCGCGTCGTCGGGCGCGGTCGCGGTCGGGCCGAAGGGGTCGGTAGCGCGTTCGATGATGCAGCCGTTCCAGGCAACGGTAACGTCCGCGCCGTTCGTGCCAGTGTTGGTGACGAGCGAATTGCCCTGTTTCACCGCGGTGACGTCGAACGAGCGATTCTGGTAGGTATAGTTCTGGAACGTCTTGATCGGCTCTTCGGTCACGGTTTCCTTGAAGGTCCGCGTGAAGGTCATCGTCCGTTCCTGCAACTTGCACTTGTTGCTCGAGGTCGTGTAGCGATAGCTGTAATAGACGTATTTCTGGTTGCGGTCGTACGTCGTGATGCGGTCGCCCTCACCATCGATGAACTGCGCGGTCTGGTTGCGCGTCGGCGTCCCGCTGGCCGTCGGCGTCGTGTCGGGCGGCGGGTTCGCATTGTTGTTGCAGAAGCTCTTGTCGACGTTCGATCCGCTCGACCAGCTTCCCGCAGTGGTGGTGCCGTCGTTGTAGGTGTTGCTGATCTCGGTCGACGCGTTGCCGTAGGTGATCTTGAAATTGGGCGTCCGCGACGGCAGCGTCGTTTCGTTCGCCAGCCAGTCGGGATTCTTGGCGCGCAGGATCTGCCCGACATTGACCGTCGAGCTATAGGGAACGACCCCGAAACGCAGCTGGCCGTCGCCGATATCGGCCTTGGTCAGCGTGTCGAAAAAGTCGATCGCCGCGGTGCGCAGGCCCTGAATCTTCGTTACCGTATCCGACCCGTTGGCGCGCGCCATCGATCCCGTCACGTCGAGCACGAGCATCACGTCGACGTTCGAGATTTCGAGCTTCGCGGTGCAATTGACCGACAGGTCGAACTTGTCGGTGCCGAAAATATACATGATCGCGGTCGGCAGCTTCACACTCGCGGTGCCGGTGACGTCCGCCGTGTTCGGCGCGCTCGACGAGAAAGTCGCGGTGTTGCTGCCGTAAATTCCGGACGGCATGTTGAAGTTGAACATCTTGTTCGCTTCGGCTTTCGCCGTATCGGAATAGGTGCCCGCCGCCATCGCGCGGCGCC
The Sphingopyxis macrogoltabida genome window above contains:
- a CDS encoding TadE/TadG family type IV pilus assembly protein; translated protein: MQMIARPDLLRRARIATRRLARNVRGAIMIEMAFAIPILVLIGFGGLEVANLTLVNTRISQIGLSVADNASRIAAGSNLALPQVREADINEVFAGIEKQGVGLDFQNNGRIILSSLQRNNDGGQTIKWQRCYGKLAVASAYGTEGTGATGKSFAGMGDKGKEVTAAGGTAVMFVEISYKYQPLVYGKWLGPKTIKSMAAFNVRETRDLTQVYSPGTKSSC
- a CDS encoding TadE/TadG family type IV pilus assembly protein produces the protein MTRRHALIRRLRRNKRGVAMVEFALTAPVFLLLLMGIFDYCWQMYAQQVLQGAVSKAGRDSTLEQFATNQKALDDRVKAQVLNVFNHADVTFTRKAYDTFDQVGTEERYTDDKPKNGRYDPGECFDDFNKNGRWDRDRGRDSNGTAGDVVLYTASMKFKRVLPVWYMLGQPQETTLSSSTVLRNQPFANGTDAPPDECK
- a CDS encoding TadE/TadG family type IV pilus assembly protein: MGGTIFSRLRQTGKALARDQRGNALILTAAAIVPVIGIVGSGVDIGRAYMTQLRLQQACDAGVLAGRRAMAAGTYSDTAKAEANKMFNFNMPSGIYGSNTATFSSSAPNTADVTGTASVKLPTAIMYIFGTDKFDLSVNCTAKLEISNVDVMLVLDVTGSMARANGSDTVTKIQGLRTAAIDFFDTLTKADIGDGQLRFGVVPYSSTVNVGQILRAKNPDWLANETTLPSRTPNFKITYGNASTEISNTYNDGTTTAGSWSSGSNVDKSFCNNNANPPPDTTPTASGTPTRNQTAQFIDGEGDRITTYDRNQKYVYYSYRYTTSSNKCKLQERTMTFTRTFKETVTEEPIKTFQNYTYQNRSFDVTAVKQGNSLVTNTGTNGADVTVAWNGCIIERATDPFGPTATAPDDALDMNITLVPDPSDADTQWQMFLSEVAYGRSSSSNTTSTTNSSSFATRSLTSDYGACPVAAMKLTKMTKADKSTFEAYINALQPKGYTYHDAGMAWGARLISPVGLFASENATASNNRPISRHIVFMTDGDMTAPRDNLSHQGNEITMQRIGATSDNDAVARHNNRFVQLCRRTRELGVTIWVVSFGVGTNTQLDSCSTSGKAYESDDSAELNANFQSIARQISKLRLSQ